GGCGTGCCCTCTTCACTTCGCACCACAACTCCATTCTCCAGCACACCCGCGTTCAGATACGCCCGTATCAGCCGCAGAACTCGCTTGTCCTTCACCTTGCGTGCCACTCGTGCCATCAGCATGTCGTGGTTCACGCGGTCGAAGAATGCCGCCAAGTCCATATCGACTGTCCATGCATACCCTTCTCGGATGTACTCCTGCGCCTTCTTCACCGCGTCATGGGCATTCCGCCCAGGGCGAAACCCGTAGCTGTTCGGTGAGAATCCAGGGTCGAAGATGGGTGTGAGCACCTGGAGAAGCGCTTGCTGGATGAGTCGGTCGATCACAGCGGGAATCCCCAACTTCCTCATCCCGCCTCCGGGTTTCGGAATTTCGACCCGCCTGACGGGTTGAGGCTTGTAGGTTCCCGCGAGCAACTGCTGACGGATGTCAGCCCAGTGCGTCTGGACATACGACCGTAGTTGTTCTACCGTCACTCCGTCCACGCCCGGCGCTCCTTTGTTCGACTCGACTCGCTTGAGGGCTTGCAGCATGTTCTCCCGCTGCAGCATCCTCTCCAGCAAGTTGGTACTGTCCTCGCAGGATGGGTTCTGTCCTTGTACCGACGACGAACTCGGCCCTCTCTCCTCAGCCTCTCGCGGCTTCACCGCTACCCTCTGAGTGGAGGCCCCTTGCGGGGTATTCTGCTGTCTCTGCTCGTCGTGCGAACGCATCCAGTCCATCCTCGTTTCATGTTCAGCCCTTCCCTCGACAAGCGCTTGCCGAGGTACTATGGCCTCTGCTGACTCCTGCCCGTTCAGCGCCACCTCCCGGTGACGGTTACCAGCTATACTGGCGTATCGGACAGGCCTCCCCGGATAAGAACGGCCTCTTTCCTCTCATGCACCCGCCGCAGTTTACTGCCACAGCCCTTGGCGACTTCGGACTTCGTTGTGTTTAGGCAACTCATCCAACTGTCACAGCCTCAAATGCGATTCGTGTACCTCGGGTCGAGAGTTTGCCTCCAGCTTCCTTCAGATTCCACCTCGCGGTGGACACCCTTGCTCTTGGCTAACGGTAGGTATGTCGCCAACCCCCGTTCGGGACTTGCACCCTGGAGAGACCGCCCATGCCGGGCGTACTAAATAAAGGGGGCCGCCTTAGGCGACCCTCCTGCCAACGTGCTCGTCTAGAAGTATATCCACCTCGCAGTGTAAGTTCGGTTGCGCATCAGCACGAATGCGTCACTGCGCTGGTCGTCTTCGTGGAAGATCGCGTACCATCCCTCAGCACACCACTCTATTCTCGCGTAGTAATATCTGTCGCCGATCTCGATTTCAATCGGGTCTCCGCAATGCAAGTCATGTTCATCTTGTTCATCTGCAAAGTACCATCGGTCCCGCAGTGAACTGAATCGTAGATTTCCCGTCATGAGCCGCTCACCTCCATCCATGCCCGCTCCACATGACTGTTATCAACGACGCTGTGTCCCAACGTTGCAGCGTCGATCAGCGCGCCACGACACAGTGTGTTAATCAACCGGGGATTACCTTGGCTGGTTCTCGCAATCAACTTCACGGCATCAGCTGAGAAAATCGTTCTCTCCTGACCCACGCTCGCCAGCTGCTTCGAGACATAGTCCTGCACTTCAGCCTCGGTCAACGTCCCCATGTGGTAGCGAATTTGGATTCTCCCGGATAGTGAAGTCAGGATTCGGAGTTTCATCTTCTCCCGCAATTCTGTTTGTCCCACCAGCCAGAGGGAAATCGGCGAGAATGAATCAGCCCGAAAATTGTTGAGGAACCGAAATTCGGCCAGCATCTGCGGGTCGAGTTCATGTGCTTCATCGACGATAATCACGACTTGTTGGCCTTTTTGGTAGCTTTCTTCGAGCACCTGGTGAACGAGCGCCTGGTTATCTACCTGTCGAAACCTGGGCTGGATCTGCAGACGCTCGAGAATCACGCGGTATAGTGTTTTGGGCGTAAGTCCGGCGTTGGCGATATACATGAACTTGTATTGGCTCTCATCCATTCGCTTCATCACAGCGCGTACGGCCGTTGTCTTCCCGGTCCCGGTGTCCCCGGTTACAAGTGCCATGTGGCGGTGTTCCGTCGCGTAGATGAGCCTTGCAGAGAGCTCGCTGTGACCGTGAAACGCCACCAAGCGTTCGACCGGGATGTCACGGTCAAAAGGCTCCTGAGCGAAGCCAAAGAACTCAGTCATCATGAGATTCACCATCTTTCAGGGCACGAGCAAACGAGGTTCGCCCAAGCGACTGTTGCCTCTGCTTTTCGTGGGCTGCGGTAATCGTTTCGAGAAAGGAAATCCCTGGTTCGGTTGGTAGCTCTGAAGGTGGGGAATCGGCTTGCGTTACACGTTTGTCTGTGTGTCGGCGCATCTTCAGCGGGACGGCATTCGCGTAGTGCTTGCCCTCCAGCCATACCTGAATACGAGTGAGGTCGAAGGGGTTGTAGCGCAACGTCACGGTTCGCCCAACGAGGATGGACTCAACCTCGTACGTGTTTCCCTGCACTGAAATGCAGGCTGTCTTGTCCACCTTTGCCTTGTAGGTCCATTGAAATGCGTCTTCGAGCACATGCGGGTCCACCAACCGCAACGGACCGTGCGTGGTCAGTACGGCTGCAGGCCGTTTTTTCAACGTGCTGTGGGTTCTCTGGTGATACATTTTCTCCAGCCAGGCACGGAAGTAGCGATTGAGGTCGTCGAGATTCTGGATGGTACTGTTCTTCACACACAACTCGGCTTCCGGGCGGAAAGAGCGCTCTACGTAGCCGAAGTATCGTTCCAATTTCCCGCGCCCTTGGGGGAGAAATGGCCGGGAGTGACGAATCTCAAACCCGAGTCTGGCAGCCACCTCGCTCAACTGTTTTGACTGGTAAATCTTTGCATTGTCGCAGTAGAAGATTTTCGGCGTTCCATGCGTAGTAATCGCTTTTTTCAACGCATCCTCAAGCACCGGCAGATTCTCTCGAAAATAAAACGCGGCGTAGCAGATATAACGACTCTTATCGTCAAGTACAGCAACCAATCTGGCTACCCGCATCTGGCCCCCAGAGTTGGGGTCTGGGACGCGCAAGGAATCACAGACGTCACATTGCCAAATTTCGTGAACTTCATTGGCGGTATACCGCTGCCAGGTACGTTGCTTGCGCACTGCCTTTGTACGCTCCACCTTGGCTCTGCGCAAATGCGCGGACAGTGTGCTGCGCCGAATAAATCCTTCTGGAACGAGTCCTTCAGTCTCCAGCATCACAATGAGTTGCTCCACTGTGCGCAAGGGTTGTTCCTTACGCAAGGCCACAGCTCGTTCAATCACATGAGGGGGCAACACCCGCGGTCGGCGGTCGTCTGCCCGAAGTTGGGGAAGCAGCCCATCTACCCCTTCCTTTCGGTAGCCTGCCAAATATCGCTCTAGCGTGCGTTCCGAGAATCTTCTTTTCTCTCCGTTTGGCATCTCATGTTCCTGACTAGCCAGTTCCTCCAGCATCGCTTTTTGAGCACCACTCTCGGTTTGCCGCAATATCGGGGCAATAAGACCATAGCGGAACAGAGCGATTTGGCGTCGCGAATCATCTTGCATGTCCAGCTTCTCCTTCCCATACGAGATAGCCTCATTCTGGGGGCGGGTCCCATCCGCTCGGAAGATGGTTTTCTGTGGGATAAGCAGCGTTGTTACGGTGGAAGGGCTGGGGAGAGGCCATACGACACCCGCTTCACCGACAACGATGGGGCAAACAGGCAGACGACTTCACGCCTGAGATTCCAGAAGTCACTGCCGCCAGCCACGTCAAGCAGCACAAGCCGGTCATAATAGGTGCACAATACCGAGTCTCTGACGTTGTGGCGTAATGGAGGCAGTGGTACATCTGGCCGATGAAACTGGACAATCCGGGAGACCAAGGCGATGACTTTGGTCACCTGCCCCTGAATCCGAGTAAACCAGTTGCGGGCACATGACTCGGATAAGCAGACGCCGCATTCGGCCAATTTGGCTAGGGCAGCGTCTACCGTCAGTGTACCTGCCAAAAGGCTCACAAGAAGATCCTGGACCATGATTGTATACCGCTGGAAAGGTGCGACAAAGGATGGCAGGATTGCAAATGTCCGTTTGCAACTTGGGCACTGCCGCCGTTGTTGTAGGAAATCATGGCGCATCTCGCCTAAATCGAATGGGCGACGACGGTAGTATCCGTGGACGTACGTATACGAATGTGAACAGTAAATACAAGGCACGTCGCGCGGTAGCAGCTTCTGTACAGCGAGGGCGTATTCTTCCGGGCTTACCGGATTGACAGATTTGCATTCTATGGATACGCTAGGCATACAGCGAGAGCCATTCGGCCTCGAATTAGGGAACGAAAGTAACTGGCCACCAACCGAGTACACTTACGTTACCCTGCGCAGATGGGAACGCCACCTGGGCCTACTGGGCACAGAGGGCGTTTCTGCATTTCTCGACAATATCCTGCTAAAGTCCCCGACAGCGTATCAAAGAAAATCCACCGACAATGACGTCAAATAATCCGAGCATGAACAGGCGCGTATCTCGAAGAGAGAGGTGCCTTGGAGTTACGTATGAATATACAGCATTCGGCTCTACGGTCTTGTTGCGCATCAGGGCAGAAAAAGCTTGAGAGAGGGGAGGCGTCGACTGGTGAAGGAAGATTGGCATTCTGCTAGTGAACTTTCAGGAAGGTATTCCCGAACCATACAAATATACCTCTTGTGCGATTTTTCCTTGTCGGTAGGATGGCTGCTGTTTATGGTGATAAGTCACGACTGGCGAGACTGGTATTTGTTTTTAGCACCACTGATCATAACCATACCGATGTTGTTTTTATATTCAAAGCCGGTAGCAGTATCAGTACATTCCCAGAGACTTTACATACGGCACAATAAAATAGATGTGACCCAGCGAGTCAAAACGGTGGAACGTCAAACTGAGCGTTCCGCAATCATTCGATTTAACTTCCTTTACCAGCTACACGTGACGGGTTCTCCCGAACAAATTGGGCACCTTTTGGAGCAATTAGCGAGCTATTTAAAGGCGACATGATATGGCCGCTGTTCTGGGACTATTGGGGGCTTTAGTTCAACAACGAGCCCGTCCAATCCTGTATTGTTATGCAAAATGCGGTATATCGGAGCGCCGCGTTTTTCTCTCTCTAAGATCTTTCGTTTTCTTCCTCATTCTAGCTCATTCGCAGTATTTCTCGTTTGACTCTACAAACAGATTGTCAACATCGGTTGTAAAATCCGCAATAACGGCGGGTTGCAATTCCCCAAAAATAACGGATTCAATTCCCCAAAATCATCGGGATGAATTCCCCACCCTTTGTCGAATTTAGGGCACCATTCACACTTTGTGGGAGGTGCCAACATGACGGAGAGTGAGAAAATGGAAGTCAAGAGAATGTATCAGGAGGGCGTTAGCATCTCTGAGCTCTCCAGAAGAACTGGACATGATCGCAAGACAATTCGAAAGGTGGTTCAGGAGCGGGAGGGTATTGAGAAGCCCCTGGTTGGAACCAAACGGGAAGTAAGCTGGAGCCGTATAAGCCATATGTAGAACAGCGTATGCGTTTTGGGGTACTAAACGCTGAGCGGATTTTGCGAGAGATTCGGGAGCAGGGATACACCGGCGGCATCACGGTTCTTCGTGAATTCATGCACCCACTTCGTCCCGTTGTCTCTGCCAAGGCAACGGTACGTTTCGAAACCGCTCCCGGTGAGCAGGCCCAGATTGATCTAGGTGCATTCCCGTATATCGACACCACCGAGAATCGCCGCACGTTATGGTGCTTTGCCATGGTTCTATCCTACTCCCGGATGCTCTACCTGGAGTTTATCAAAGCGTCCGACCAGTTGCACATCCTGCAAGCACTGCGCAACGCGGTTGAGTTCTTTGGCGGGGTTCCAAAGTGTGTTCTCAGTGACAACTGTGCGCCGCTCGTTCTGTCTAACGACGGGCGTGGGCACGTGGATTGGCAACCGGCTTACCTGGATTTCGCGAAGTACTATGGATTTGTACCCAAGGCCTGCAGGCCCTATCGCAGCCGCACGAAGGGCAAGGTTGAGCGTCCCATTCGCTACATCCGCGACAGCTTTTGGCCGACTACGTTTGTCGACCTGGCAGATGTCAATCAGCAAGCCTTCATATGGCGCGACACGGTGGCCAATGTCCGCATCCATGGTACGACGCATGAGCGCCCACAGACTCGGTTCACGGAGGAAAGATTGCAGCGGCTGCCGGATCATCGGTATCCACTAGCATATACCGCGTTACGCAAAGTGCTCAATGACTGTCGAATATCGTGGAATGCCAGCTTGTATTCCGTGCCGTGGCAGTACGTGGGCAAAAGTGTGCTGGTTCGTGCGTATGAAACAGGCCTTCTGCAGATCGAGTATGGTGGTCAAGTCATTGCGGAACACAGGGTTGTGGACAAGCACCAAGCCTCGATCGACTCTGGCCACGTGAAAGGAATCCCCATGGATACTCCGAGGCATTCACGGGGTAAAGTGGCTGGTCTTCAGGTCGGACCCGATGTGGAACAACGGGATCTGGATATCTATGAGCAGATCGCGTCAGGAGGGCGATTGCAGTGAGCGAGGCGCTGTTGTTGGCTAAAGCGGAAGAATCTCTTTTAGAACTAGGACTAAAGAAAGCTGCGTCAATTCTCCCAGCTAGTGCAGAATGGGCAGCGGGGAGGCAGGCGACGTACGTTGAGTTTCTGTCTCGTCTACTGGAGGCGGAGACGGAGGAGCGGTTCAACCGCTACCTCCATACCCGTCTGAGCCTGGCACACTTCCCATATCACAAGACTTTGGCGGATTTCGATTTTCAGTTTCAGCCATCCATAGATGAGCGACAAATTCGGGAGTTGGCACAACTGTCGTTCGTGGAGGAACGCAGCAACGTCATCCTTCTGGGCCCGCCTGGCGTAGGAAAGACACATTTGGCTGTGGCCCTGGGAATGGAGGCGTTGCAGAACCGAATGAGTGTCTACTTCGTTACCATGCAACGACTGGTCGCCGATTTGCGAAAGGCGCATCAGGAGGGTCGCTTAGAAAAGCGGCTGAGGGTCTACATCCAGCCGAAGCTGCTCATCTGTGACGAAGTCGGCTATCTGCCGCTGGATGCTTTGGATGCAGCAAACTTCTTTCGGCTCGTCTCTGAGCGCTATGAACAGGGAGCGATGATCATCACATCCAATACAAGTTTCACCAACTGGGGGACCATGTTTGGCGACCAAGTGCTGGCATCTGCTCTCCTTGACCGATTGCTTCACCACGCGACAACGGTCAACATACGCGGAAACAGCTACCGAATGAAGGACAAACTCAAGGCGGGCGTAACCCATGTCCTGCAAGAGGAGGTGAAAGACTGACCGAGCATATGTCCGGGGAATTTTAAGCGATGGTTTTGAGGAAATCCAAACCGGTGTTTTTGGGGAAATCAACCCGATTTTTGTGAGGAATTAAATCCGTTGTTGACAGTGGTAAAATTCTCTACATATCATATGTGTACGTGATTTTTATGTCGATGCATCTGTCAGCAATACATCATATGATCATGTTTGAAATATAATGGCATACTTCGTACCTGCCACTTTGTCCAGTTGGGTGGGGAATATGCTGAGCCGAAGAACAACTACGCTTGCTGCCTTTATCACTGCCTACTTGTTGATGGTTTACTGCGTTTATACCGGTCCCCTTTCGACTACGCTTCCTGCAGGCTACCCAGTTCTTCGAGACCTGCTATGGAATTATGGTGTATTGGCATTATTCATATTCGTTCTATGGTTCCTGGCGAAACACCTCCCCAAATACGAAATTCCGAAGTTGCCCGCTCATTGGACGAGATTTTTAATCCTTTTGTTCGCCTTAGGCTTGAGCGGCTTTTTTGTAGTGTCGTTCTGGAAGTGGATCGTCGAAAGTCCACCTAAGACGATTGCCAACATCATTATCGTAATGGGAAAGGCACTTACCCATTATGTATCACTTGGCGTTGCGAACAGCGCATTAAACGGAGTTCTTACTATATATGAGACGCTATTTGTGCTCGTCGTCGTGCTATGGCAGCTTCATGGTTGGCGACGGCAGACGTTTTCTTTTTCATGGCGACACGGTGCGGCAACAATTGTTCTCCTCATCATTTCTACACTCGTAAGCTGGGTCGCGAACCGCTTCTTCCTTCACGATGATCCCGTGCAGACAGTTGTTCCGACGGGTAGGATTGTCAGCTTATTGGCCACGTTCGTATGTCAGTCACTGGTGAACGGAATCCCTGAAGAGCTGTTCTACCGCGCTTACATTTTCCCACAGCTTCTCGCCTGGATTCGGCGGCCTCTTATAACCGGATGGATCACGATTGCCTTATTCAATGCTTCTCATATTCCGTCATTATTCATTGGGCAGGGGCTCGTATTACCGTGGTGGAAATGGATTTTGTGGTGCCTGTTCAACTTGCAGCCTACTGGATGGCTATACCTTGCCATCTACTATCGCATGCGTTCCGCGATCCCCGGAGCTACTTATCATACGTACATAACGTTATGGGCATTTCCTTTTTTGATGTAAGGGAAGGCAGTGATCCATGGCGATACTGGAAGCGAAAACAATCCTTAATCTCCACGCCTCCCCCGCCTTACGGACCGTCACACCCCAACAAACTTGCCGTCACTTATGATAAGGTTCCCCGCGCAGAATCTTCTCGCCGCGGTACAACTGCTCAAGCAGCACGATGCGCGCCAGTTCATGCGGCAGCGTCATGGGTCCGAAGCTCCATTTGAGGGCGGCGCGGTTCAGAAGGTCCGCGTCGAGCCCATGAGAGCCCCCCAGCAAAAACGCGAGCCGCCCGTACCCGGCGAGCTGGAGCTTTTCGTACTGCTGGCTCCACGCTTCCGAGGTATAGGTTCGCCCGCTGCGGTCGAGGGCGATGACACCATCGCGATCGCGAAGAATCCCCGCCAGCCGCGCTCCCTCCGTACGCTGTGCTTCGGCGATCTCGGCATCCCCCGGGTGCGCGGGGAGGCTGGTGTGCTCCACCTCTACGACGTCGATCCGCGCATATGCCGAGAGGCGCTTCAGATATTCTGCCTGCGCCTCCCGCCAATACCGTTCCTTCAGTTTTCCCACGGCCGCAACAACGATTTGCATCCTTCACCTGCTCATCTCGCACCCGCATCTCGACCCGGGTCAGTCTCCGAACATGTTTGGCGCCGCAAAAGGATCAAGTGGGTCATCCGTCCTTTGCTGACGCGGTGACGCGCTTGTGCCCGCGTCATTGACCGTCTCCATCTTATCCAGCTTGACCCGAAGCGTCAATTGCCGGCTGCCGCGGTACAACCGGAGGGTCACCGTTTCGCCGGGCTTGCGCTGGAACAGGTACGTGCGCAGATCCGCCATCGTCTTCACGGTTTGGTCGTTCAGGCCGACAATGACGTCCTCTGGTTTCAGCCCGCCGGCGCGCGCGCCAGCCGACGTCACGCGCTGCACATACACGCCGTAGTCAATCGGCACGTCCGGCCACAATTGCTCGGGCAGCGTGGCCAGCGACCAGCCCGAGATGCCAAGTGCCGGATGGACCGCGTGGCCCGTTTGCATAATCTGCTGTGCAATGTTGCGGACCTCATTGGCCGGAATCGAAAAGCCCATGCCCTCAACGTTGGCGGCCGCGATTTTGCTGCTGTTGATGCCGATGACCTGCCCCTTGATGTTGAGCAGCGGTCCGCCGCTGTTCCCCGGGTTGATGGCAGCGTCGGTCTGAATCACCGCCTGATAATCCAGCACCATGTTGTCATTTTGCGGGTCCTGTACCGGCATGATGCGGTTTTTCGCACTGACGATGCCGGCCGTCACCGTGTCGGCAAAGTCCAGGCCCATCGGTGTGCCGATCGCGATGGCCGGTTCACCCACTTGAATCGCATCCGAGTTCGCGAACTGCGCCGGCTCAATGCCCCGGATGTCGCCCGCGGAAATGCGCAGGACGGCGAGATCGGTGTACGGGTCGGTCCCCATCACCGTCGCATGTATGTGCTTGCCCGCCGACATCACGAGCTGCACCTTGGTCGCGCCCTCGACCACATGGTTGTTGGTCACCACGTAGCCGTAGCGATTGTCCTTGTAGAACAGCACGCCCGTCCCCACACCGGCCGCCTGCAGTTTCGTCTCCTGTGTGAAGAAATCCGAAACCGTGGCGTAGTTAATCACGCCAAACACGGCTGGCGTCACTTTTTTGACGGCCTTCACAATGCCGTCATTCACGTTCAGGCTGATGGCGCTGGAAAAGGACGGCATCACGTTCGGATCCGGTTTCACGGCCATCGAGGCGGACAATGGCATTCTGTGCCCCTCGACCGCGGGCCCTGCCAGCAATGTCAGGCCGGAGCCGATGGCCGCCGAGCAAACAGCCATCACGGTCCATCGAATGCCGCCCTGATGCCAGCGCCGCCTGCTCTTCCGACTACGGGTTTGCTCGTTGTAAAATCCCATGCCCTGCACACCCTTCCCGTCAACCTTCGTCCATGTCAGACGTAGTGTTACCGGGAACGGTCGGTTATAAACAGATCGCGGCCATGGGGTGAACGGACCGATTCATCCCGAAGGTCATCGGATGAACGGACTGGTTCTCCGCGGCCGGACACGCGCTCAGAGGGGCTGAATTTGCGTGGCTGCCGTGCGGCTGGTCCGATGAAGCGTCACTTGTTCGAGGTAGGAAGTGCGGATCTCCCGAAGGACGGAGCCAACCGTCAGTTCCGCGAGGTCCGGCTGGTTATTCTCTTCACTCAGGTGCGCGAGGTACACGTCGACGGGCTGTGTGCCGAGCAAGTCGGACAGGGCGACGGCCGCATCGTGATTGGACAAGTGGCCTTTATCACTGAGAATCCGGCGCTTGACGCTCCAGGGGTAACGTCCGGCCCGCAGCATGTCCACGTCGTGATTGGTCTCAAGGACATAGGACTGGCAGTGAGCAATCACCGACTTGATGTGATCGCTCATGTACCCAAGGTCGGTGACAACAGCCAGGGCCCGTCCCGCACAGTCAAAACGGTACGCCACGGGTTCCTCGGCATCGTGGGAGACTGCAAAAGGGGTCACCTGGATGTCCCCGACCATCAGCACCTGACCCGCCTTCACCAGCTTCCAGCGGTTTTCCGTCGTTTCCGGAAGGCCGCCGGAAATGGACGACCATGTGCCCTCGGTCGCAAAAATGGGTGCTTCCGCTTGTTTGGCGACCTGTCGGAGGCCGCGGACGTGATCGATATGCTCGTGGGTGAGCAGCACTGCGTCCAACTCTGCAAGCTGTCGGTCAGCTGCCTCTTTCAACCGCTGCTGCAGCTGCCGGCCGCTGATGCCGGCATCCAGCAGCAAGCGGGTATTCTCAGACTCTATGTAGACGGCATTTCCGCTGCTTCCGCTCGCCAGCACACTAAAGCGCAACACAAGATAACCTCCAGCCCATTATTCCGGGGCGGGTTCCACTTCCCCGCTGAACGCGTTGATATAGTAAACGGTCGTTCCGACGGCGACGCGCCACACTGGGAACCAGTAATTGGAGGCGCTCGCGATGCCTAGGGCATTGGTCAGCTTTTCCGCGTAACCCAGACGAACACTATGAATTCTATTATCCGTTCCGACAGAGGATTTGTCCATGGAATTCGCCAGGCTGTCGAGGGCGTCCAGCGCGGAAATCACCGGCTTTGGGTCGCTGGCCGCGGCGATGTTGGAGAGCTCCGTCTCGGTGTAGCCGAACAAGTGTGCGCCGTCGTAGCTGGCGTCCACCGTCACGTCAAAGATGGGGTAGCCGTCGTAGGTTTGGTCGAACACCATCGCACCAGTGGTGTTTAAGTCCTGGTCGAGCCGGTAGTTCTGACCTTGCCACACCAGTTTGAGAATCGTGTCCTCGGGGTGCACGCTGACGGCCCTCGGCGGCGTGTAGGTGACTTCCCAGTTCCCCGGTGCAACCAGATGCACACTGCCGCTTGGCGCAGAGATGGCGTCCGCTGTTGCGTTCAGCCTGCCAGCGCCCGGAAACGCAACGTGGGCAACGCGCGTCAGGGAAACCTTCGCGAACTGGCCTTTCAGCGTGGGCAAGGAGGGCTCTGAAGTCGGAACCGCGGTGTCAAGGGTCAGGCCATGATTGGCAAGCAGCGTCTTGGTGTTGGCCAGAAGGTCTGCGTTGGTCTCGGTGTAGCTCAGCATCTCCTGGCGGTTCTCAAACCACTGCCAGCCGAGAAACAGGTCCAGCAAGAGGAAGCTCACAATCAGCCAGGTCTTGGTGGTTTCCCAGTTCACGATGCACTCCCCCCTTTGAGGATCACGCCCGTCACCGCGTCAATCTGTGCCACTTCCGTACCGTTTTGTGTGACCTCGAACACCGGCTCCAGGGTGACTTGCCCCTGGCCGTCCGGCTGGACGGCGTAACCCAGCTCCACGTTGAGGGAACTGAGTGAGGATTTCGGGATAAACTGGCTCAGAATGGCGGCGACTTCCCGCTCCGGCAAAATGCGAACCGACGCTTCCCCAACCTGCTTGACCAAGTTCGTCAAGGGCCGCTGGTATTGCGCCGCGCCGCCGTCCAGCCAGTCGAGCGCAT
Above is a genomic segment from Alicyclobacillus cycloheptanicus containing:
- a CDS encoding MBL fold metallo-hydrolase, which codes for MLRFSVLASGSSGNAVYIESENTRLLLDAGISGRQLQQRLKEAADRQLAELDAVLLTHEHIDHVRGLRQVAKQAEAPIFATEGTWSSISGGLPETTENRWKLVKAGQVLMVGDIQVTPFAVSHDAEEPVAYRFDCAGRALAVVTDLGYMSDHIKSVIAHCQSYVLETNHDVDMLRAGRYPWSVKRRILSDKGHLSNHDAAVALSDLLGTQPVDVYLAHLSEENNQPDLAELTVGSVLREIRTSYLEQVTLHRTSRTAATQIQPL
- the yycI gene encoding two-component system regulatory protein YycI, with protein sequence MNWETTKTWLIVSFLLLDLFLGWQWFENRQEMLSYTETNADLLANTKTLLANHGLTLDTAVPTSEPSLPTLKGQFAKVSLTRVAHVAFPGAGRLNATADAISAPSGSVHLVAPGNWEVTYTPPRAVSVHPEDTILKLVWQGQNYRLDQDLNTTGAMVFDQTYDGYPIFDVTVDASYDGAHLFGYTETELSNIAAASDPKPVISALDALDSLANSMDKSSVGTDNRIHSVRLGYAEKLTNALGIASASNYWFPVWRVAVGTTVYYINAFSGEVEPAPE